From Gemmatimonadaceae bacterium:
GAACGCACTGCGCGCCTCGGTCGAGCGCGCGGTGCGGGCGGTGAACGTGAATGTGCCCGCGTACGACGTGCGCACGATGGACGATCGCGCGGGCGACGCCACTGCACAGGCGCGATTCGGCGCCGTGCTGCTCGCCGTGTTCGCCGCGATCTCTCTGTTGCTTGCGACCATCGGGATCTACGGTGTGATTTCGACGAGTGTCGCAACGCGCATGCGAGAAATTGGAATCCGGGTGGCTCTTGGCGCGACGAACGCGCATGTGCTTCGCCTGGCGCTCGGCGAGGGCGTGAGCTTCGCGGTGCTCGGCGCCGTACTCGGCATTGTGGGCGCTGTTGCGGCAACACGCGTGTTGAGCGCGTTGCTGTTCGGCGTCGTGCCGGCGGATCCGGTCACGTATGCCGGCACCGTCGCGATACTCGGAGCGGCGACGATCGCGGCGGCGATTGCTCCCGCGCGGAGAGCCGGCCGCGCCGACCCCATGCGGGTGCTGCGCGAAGAATAGAAGCTCGGGTACGCAACTCTCAAACCCGGATTCGTGTCCAACCGGGGTATGTCACTTCTCATCGGTCGTTTTCCGTCTGCGCGCCGCGCCGCGTGCATTTTCCTGCCGGCCGCGGCGCTTGGCTCGGCAAGCGCGTGCCGCGCGCCCATACGATCCCGCTCTCCGCAACCGCTGACAACGACCGTACAACTGGTCGCTGACGAATCGGAAGCGAGTGTTGCGATCATCGAGCATCATGCGCACGCCGAACCGGTCGAACCGAGCGAGTGGCGCGCCCTGTTCAACAGCGCGGGCTACCGCGCTCTCGTCGCGCGCGACTCGACCTTCGGCTCGCCGCGCGACGATTCCGCCTTCGCTCGCTTTCTCATGCGCGATTCACTCGCGGCGCGTGTCCGTGATCTGTCGGAGCAGGTACGTGCCATGGCGCACCTGGACGTCACGCGAGCCGCGCAACAGGCGCTGAGTTATGCGCCGCCGAACGCGCGGATCGTCGCGACCATTTTCCCCGTGGTGAAGCCGCAATCAAACAGCTTCGTGTTTGGACCGGACACCGCGCCGCAACTCTTTCTGTTCGTCAACGTCGACGAGACATCGGCTCACTTCTTCAACCGGCTCACGCACGAGCTGCATCACGTCGCTCTCAACACGGCGTGCGCGGCAGATCCCGCGCCCACGCTGGCCGAGCCCGTCCACGCGTTGGTGCGCAACCTTGGCGGTTTCGGTGAGGGACTCGCGATGCTGGCCGCCGCGGGATCTCCGAATGTCGATGCGAACGCGGAAAGCGACGCCGCCACGCGAGCGCGGTGGGACGCCGGCGTGCGCGCCTATCCACGGCAGTTCGCGCAGATCGAGAAGATGGTTCGCGACGTTGTCGAGGGACGGATCGCGACGCGTGATTCGGTGCGAGCCCTGGCGCAGACGTTCTACGGTGCGCAAGGACCGTGGTACGTTGTTGGATGGAAAATGGCGGCGACGATCGAGCAAGTGTTCGGGCGTCAGACCCTGATCGCCGCAATGTGCGACCCGCGGCGGCTCATGGCCGCGTACAATCGTGCGGCTGCGCTGGCCAGTACTTCGCTGCCCCGGTGGGATCCGCAATTGCTTGCCGCATTGCGGACCCCCGAATGATCGCCGACTGACCGATGCCATCGCGGCGCGGGACCGGCGGCTAACATCGCACCCCGGCAACCGGTCATGCTCAGTACAGGCATGCCGCCAAGCTCTGATCCGGTTTCGAACGCTCCCCACGACATGGAGAGCGACGCGATGCTCGTCGCGCGCGCCCGCGACGGCGACGTCGCGGCGTTCGATCGTCTCGCGCGGAAGCATTATCGGACGGCGTTCTCGGTCGCGCTCGCCGTCATGCGCCACGACGCCGACGCGGAGGACGTCTGTCACGACGCGTTCGTGCTCGCGGCCGAGCGACTGGCGCAGTGTCGAGATCCCGAACGGTTTGCGCGTTGGCTGTGCATGATCGTGCGGAATCGGGCGCGCAACGCGCGGGCCAGAGCGATCGTGCGACACGCATTCTCGCTGGACCATGGCACGGCGGCGAGCGCAGACGATCCGCATCGAGATCTCGAGTTGTCGGAGCTGCGGAAGCGCTTGCTGGGGGCGCTCGCGACGTTGCCACGCGTACAGCGCGAGGTCGTGCTGCTGCACGATCTCCAGGGGTTGCGACACGACGAGATCGCGTCGATCGTGGGTACGTCGGCCGGCATGTCGAGGCAGCATCTCTTCAAGGCACGAAAGCGGTTGCGGGCGCAGCTCGGTGGCGACGATCGAGGAGATAGCATGAAACGGGAGAGCACATGACTGAGGAACCGATCGATTTCACGCCGCTCGATCCCACGCGCGATCGCGATCGATTCGAGGCGACGC
This genomic window contains:
- a CDS encoding DUF5700 domain-containing putative Zn-dependent protease; amino-acid sequence: MSLLIGRFPSARRAACIFLPAAALGSASACRAPIRSRSPQPLTTTVQLVADESEASVAIIEHHAHAEPVEPSEWRALFNSAGYRALVARDSTFGSPRDDSAFARFLMRDSLAARVRDLSEQVRAMAHLDVTRAAQQALSYAPPNARIVATIFPVVKPQSNSFVFGPDTAPQLFLFVNVDETSAHFFNRLTHELHHVALNTACAADPAPTLAEPVHALVRNLGGFGEGLAMLAAAGSPNVDANAESDAATRARWDAGVRAYPRQFAQIEKMVRDVVEGRIATRDSVRALAQTFYGAQGPWYVVGWKMAATIEQVFGRQTLIAAMCDPRRLMAAYNRAAALASTSLPRWDPQLLAALRTPE
- a CDS encoding sigma-70 family RNA polymerase sigma factor, whose amino-acid sequence is MESDAMLVARARDGDVAAFDRLARKHYRTAFSVALAVMRHDADAEDVCHDAFVLAAERLAQCRDPERFARWLCMIVRNRARNARARAIVRHAFSLDHGTAASADDPHRDLELSELRKRLLGALATLPRVQREVVLLHDLQGLRHDEIASIVGTSAGMSRQHLFKARKRLRAQLGGDDRGDSMKREST